The Williamwhitmania taraxaci genomic sequence TAGGGTCCTCCAAGGCTCAAAAAACGAATGTACGGGTAATTGCTGCAACCAACGTTAATCTTATTGCTGCAATTCAGGAAAATAAATTCCGAGAAGATCTTTACTACCGCCTAAACACGGTGCCAATCACCATGCTCCCACTAAGGGATCGGGTGGAAGATATCTACCTCCTTTTTCGAAAATTCGCATCCGATTTTGCCGAAAAGTACCGCATGCCCGCTATCGTTCTTAGCAATGAAGCAAGAAGAATGCTCGAAAACTATAAGTGGCGAGGAAATATACGCCAGCTAAAAAACGTTACAGAACAGATTTCCGTTATTGAAGAGAATCGTGAGATATCGACCGAAACTCTCAGCAACTACCTACCCGATTACACCGAGGTGAAACTGCCTGCCCTATACAAGGGTATTGACGAACACACCTTCAGTTCCGAAAGGGAGATCTTATACAAGGTGCTCTTCGAAATGAAGAGCGATATGAACGATCTGAAAAAACTGGTATTCGACCTTATGCAAAAACGACCTGGAGAGACTATTGAACCAGATAACGTAAGGCTGATACAGCAACTCTACCACTCCTCCTCCATCGACGCAAACCAGAACAACGAAAATGGTAGGATTGTAGATAATCTATCAAAGAATACGCGAAGAATTGTAGATGCCGAAGAATTTGTAGAAGAATCTCTTTCGCTCGGCGATAAAGAGGTTGAACTTATCAAAAAGGCACTAGAAAGGCACAAAGGAAAACGCAAAATGGCAGCCCGAGAATTGGGAATTTCTGAGCGAACATTATACCGAAAACTGAAGGAACATGATCTTGAATAACATCAAAAAACTTGCAAAATGAATCTGTGTAAATCAACCGTTTCAATTGTATCTATTCTGGCCCTTGCGTTAG encodes the following:
- a CDS encoding sigma-54 interaction domain-containing protein, producing the protein MIDLQRIKQRFSIIGNSNGLLRALEVAVQVAPTDLSVLITGESGTGKEVFPQVIHQFSARKHGPYIAVNCGAIPEGTIDSELFGHEKGSFTGATESRKGYFEGADGGTIFLDEVAELPLSTQVRLLRVLETGEFMRVGSSKAQKTNVRVIAATNVNLIAAIQENKFREDLYYRLNTVPITMLPLRDRVEDIYLLFRKFASDFAEKYRMPAIVLSNEARRMLENYKWRGNIRQLKNVTEQISVIEENREISTETLSNYLPDYTEVKLPALYKGIDEHTFSSEREILYKVLFEMKSDMNDLKKLVFDLMQKRPGETIEPDNVRLIQQLYHSSSIDANQNNENGRIVDNLSKNTRRIVDAEEFVEESLSLGDKEVELIKKALERHKGKRKMAARELGISERTLYRKLKEHDLE